The nucleotide sequence ATATTTCCTGTACCAAAGAAaattttcgaaatattttaaatgtatatttcagCAGGAATAAAGAAGAACCAACCAAAGTAAAGATTACTTAAAGACATAGTCTAAGAGTACAAATTAAAGGTTTTAGCTAACATGACTCGTATTTTAGAAGAAAGCCTAGTGCACGTATGTTTTCGGAATCATTCTGCAAGTAGCATCTCAGTCGGCTTCATACTAATGTTACTCCTTTGAGCTTTCAGAAGAGAAGTGTCCAAATCGTAATCTCTGAACGTGTGATCAAATATTCGCAACTGCTCCAAAATGCTACAATTCGATAGCAAGCAGCTTTCAGCTGCTTCCACTTCAATATGAAAAGTCTTATACACTACCTTTCACTGACTTAAGGTCACTGGTTCATCAGAAAATTCCCTTTCGCAGTTTCCTAGCTAAGTCCACTGATTGGCTAGACAACAGAGAGTGAACATTATTCTCCACTGTTACTACAAATTCACTGATATAAATTAATCACCGTAAGTCTTTATCTGGAATACTTTACGACACCGTTTGTATTTTTTCAGGAATTAATGTGTTATTAAGTTCTTTGTATTTAAGGTATTATAGGACACCTGTTACTTGTTCATTTAAATTCACACTTAAATTGCGCCCAATTAAGcgaataagtaaaaatatatatatatatataaatatatatatatatatatatatatatatattatttgtcaCACAGCCACAGCGTGTAGCAAATGAAGGCAGCACCCGAGTATAATTTATTCTCGATTTCTGATGGGAGACAGCCAGGATTGGTATTTACCCCAATTTAAAAATATCACGCAGTGCCTTTATCTGGTTATAATTTGGAAATGGACCAATCTGCGGAATATGTTAACGTATAGAAGAAAATTAgagtgaaatattttacatttttttctattgttcacaTTAAGTCCATGGGCAATAAGCATATTTCATTCAAAATTAAACATGTAAATGTTTGAGAGTCGTTtcaaaaaatacaagtttatgtgaaactatattattttgtaaaaaaattcacaagtaaaaaaaaattatttttaacaagggAGACTTAGGGTGGCTTGAAGAGACGTTTAAGTAAAGTCGAAGCATAAAAtctgcaggttaatcaaatggaaaaCCAACTTTCCTTTGCCTCGAGTCAAGATTGTGCTAGCTACTTTAAAAGAGAACCTAGGTTAATTACTTCTTATTTATAATCTGCTTTAAACATACCAACCCTGGAGACAGCAAGCAGAACTCGCCTGCCGTGGACGAAAAGCCTGATAATGACCCGTCAGCGGGAGATAACATCGAGATGCCGTTCTAAACATCTGTTTTTTTATATAGGAACCAATCGCCTCCGCTAGCGAATGGTTTGAATCCCAAGAGGACCGCCAATCAATGAGCAACAGGTTCTGCAAGGGGCGAAGCAAATTAAGAGCCTGTCTTTGAAACCTCACAGCGAAAACCCTGGAATGAGATAAAAGGTTTATCTGCACCAACAATGTATTTAATTACATACCTATTGCATGCGTCCGCTGTAACGAAATGTTTCGTGGGTTGAACTAAATTTTATGTGTGGCAAAATCGAATTTCTAAACCtaatttaatgattatttaacTTGAAAATTATCGCTAAATtgggtcaaaatatttttttttttgcaagccaAATATATTTCAAACTAACAACATTAATATGCTTGGTCATTTAGATCATATATCTTTTTAAGGCTAGAAAACATTTAGACACGATGCACAAACTTTTGAAGACACCCTAGGGCAACGCTTACAATATCGTGGGTTACCAAAAGCCATTGTTCCATACGTGGTTTTCGGAAGTTTTTTTTAAGCCTGCGTCATGTAACGGGTTTCAAGTTTGaaatttattatctaaaaaaaaaaaaaatagtacgaaTGGTGCAGATTATACCAATGTTATCTTGCAAAGTATAAATGGTGTTTGATTaaaaacactgttgacagaacaataGGTGGACCACAGTttacatgacacagactataCCCGTGTTTCACCGGGTGACAGGGGATGATCGTGCATGCACGACGCAATGAACGGAGACGACATCTTAACTGTCGTGCAGTCTGTTTTGTTCGGTAACATGCGACACAGATTCGGTACCTACCAGCAATagaacgaaataattttttttaacgtttcgaGTTTTCATCTAGTTGAACTAGAAGGCAGCTCCGACCCAGGCGACCGTTGTCGCGGTGTGTTCGGAGCCAAGTGGCGGCTATGGTGAACGGTTGCGAAACGTGCTACTCTGTCGCTCCGGGCTGCTGCGTCTCGCTTCATTGCAGACGCAACAGCCAGTGGAACGAGGCTAAGAATCCTACCGCAGAAGTGTTCCCGTGAACCATGAAGTCCAGTATAGCTGCGTTTACAACGGGAGTAACTAACTGGTTCCTAGTGTCACGAGCAGTCGCCAGCCACCGGCGCTTACAGCCATGCTCTGGAGCGGCGGGGCGGCGCCCGTCAAGGCACCAGGCAGTGGTCGCCGAAGCAGGCCCCCGGCTCGCCGAAGTCGGCCGGCGCCAGGGCCTCGTCGGCGAAGCGCGCGCCCAGGTCGGCGGGCGTGAGCGAGTGGTCGCTGAAGTCGGGCGGCGTGAGGCAGTGCTCGCTCAGGTCCGACTGGAAGTTGAGCGACTCGGCGTCCGACTCGAGCAAGAGGGCGTCCAGGTCGGGCGCGTCGCCGCCGTCGTCCGACAGCAGGTCCGCCAGGTCGAAGGACCTGGGGGTGGCGGCGTGGTCCTCCTGCTGCAGCGCCTGGCTCAGCGCCGAGATGTACCTCATAGCGAGCCTCAGGGTCGTGATCTTGGTCAGCTTCTCGCCCTGCGGGCAGGCGTCGGCGGGCGAGTGCGGCACGGCGCGGCGCAGGCTCTCGAACGCCGCGTTGATCTCGCGCATGCGGTCCCGCTCGCGCGCGTTCGCCGTCTTGCGGCGGTACTTGCTGAGCGGGGGCGGCTTCTGCTTGGGCctgcctccgccgccgccgccgccgcctccgctGGACCTCCGGGTGGTCGTCTTCTCGACGACGCGCGTCTTCTGCTCCACCTCGAACCTCTTCTGCAGCGAGCGCGGCCTCAGCGAGTACTTCTCGGCTGCGCGCGACGCTCCGTCGTCGCTCTGCACGCTGTCACCGCTGCTCGTGGCGCTCTCGTTGCTGTTGTTATTGGAGTCTGTGACGTCCTTGGTCATCGCCGGCTCCGGCTGCTGCAGCAGCATCGGGATGGGCGACATCGGCAACCTCTGCGGCGCCGACAGGCCCACCTCGCCCACCATCCTCTGCATCAGCGTGTTCATCgcgccgcggggggggggggggtttccggCCCCCTCGGCCACGCAACAAGACGACGACGACTGCGCGGGGGCCTTTCAGCCGTCTGAAGTGAGGCCCTCGTTATACCTCGAGCCCCGGGTCCCCACGTCGTAATCACCGGCGCGCACGCGAGCCCCACATTTAGTGTCACTCACGCGAACAGGCGTGCATCTCGCCTCGTCGCCTTGTTATTACAGTTCCGCTCAGCGACGCCTCTTGGCACCTCTTGTTGTACGGGCGatgcgaaaacaaaaaaaaaaaaaaaaaaaaaggtttcgcaGGATCCGACACTCCTGGAAAATAAATCAAGACTTTCACCGCAAGTCAATGTTTACGTCTTCACtgtcttgttttttttatttcacgtagcCTACCTATAGCGTCTTGCCACCAAGCGCTTTGTTGACTCAAACGACAAAGACGAGTCTTAAAAGATGAACAGAAAATTAATCGCGGCTAGCTTTTCGCAAAACTTTCACTTTTAGCGACAAATCTTACGTCATTAGTGGCTTTGCGCGAGTTCAGTTTGGACACCTTATTCCGTCTGCTGGTTTTAACAATTTCAACTGCACTAACCATTAAAAAGCAATCAAAATTCATATTACCTACGTTATTATCACCCAGGGTAGGAAGATGAAGtcagtggtttaaatttttttgtggctCTACAGCCTGCACAAAATACTAACGGTAGTTTTTTGCCACTTTTATACATCAAGTTATAACGAGTTCAAGAAGTGGAGGTAAAAATTGTAGTTCAAATTTCGAGAGATACTAATGTCTACTTCTTGTCCGCACACCCCTCTTAATTGTCATCACCGGAGTTGCTTAAATGTTATTAATAGGAACACTCGAGTTAGTAAAAAACCTAACCACATATGCTACTGAGCGAAAGTTCAGGCGaagatcaaaaaatatttactgtctcACCCACCGACCCGTTGAAGTCTTCATCGCAGTCCGCCTTTGGTATGGCTTGAATGGGCAGATCATTAATGACGTCGGTGGTGGATATTCGCGTAACTGTATCCGACGACCGGCAATCTGATGTTCAAGTAAATACACGCACACGAGAGCCAAACACTGGGAAAGTTTATAGACAATTTCTTTTATGCACTATAAATGTTGTgccttattgattttttttttttaatttgcgtcgatagcaaaaaaaaaataatgtttagcaCTCTGAAATAAGTCAAGTAAATATGTTCACTTGCGAAGTCGTGCGCGGATTCGTAGCGCGATAGTCGTAGCGCGAGAGCTGTGCTGCGTGAACAAACGACGCAGTTCGGAGACTTCGAGCGACGAGCCAGACGCGAGCGCGCGAACGAACGAGAGataagacagagagagagagagatggagagcgCGCGCCGAACTGATGCTGCGCACAGGACCACCAGTCGCAGACTGACGTCTCAGAGAGCGCGCCCGCCGCTGGTCAGGGCACGCgcgccccctctcccccctctccaACCTGCTTCTGCACCCCCCTCCCCTACCACCCGACACGCATTCCCCCTCTCTCCCCGTGTACCTGCCGCCGGGACAGCATCCACCTCGGCTGGACCGCTGGAGGCGGGATTCGCGAGCAGGTAAGGCTCGCGCCCGAGATTTGGCGGGCACTTTACTTTGGCGATTACGGCCGAGGTGACGGTGATTTCGGTCGGTCCCGAATCTCCCGATGACCACGACTCATCACCGGACAttccattatgtttttttttttttttgtttcccttaCACTACGTAAAAATTTTCTGAAGATGAGTTTATTAAGTCTGCGCAGTTCAGCATCCGGGAAGAAATTTGTAATTTCTGCTGCGACATTCCGACCTATAAGTAGTGTTTTTAAAGTTTGCGAAGACTGAAAGGCTAGTAATTTTTCTCTTCGGTAAGTTTGCATCTGGTGGCTGTCATTGATGATttacgaggggaaaaaaaaaaaaaatatatatatgacggAACGTCGGGAGACTGACAACGGTAAGGCGAAGTcctgacagtaaaaaaattatttaaaatactgaataaaGCTAGGGGTATAGAGGAAGAGCGACTTCTGGTGTTGCAGCAGCGTCCTTGGTGATCCTGGCCAGCGACTGGCGGTGGGAAGTGGAGAGGGGAAATGGACGGATTGGGGgggattggggaggggggggacagGCGCCGCGCCGACCAGTAGCCCGGACCAGTGGGGAGGCGGCTTAGTTCCAACAGCGGCCGCATCCAGCGCCACCCTCCAGCGAAGACTTCAtccgcggcgcggcgcggctcATAAAGGAAACTGGATATCTCCGCGAGAGGTGGTCTCCCTACCGGGCTTATCTGCGGCCCTCCATCATGCCGGATCGAGCCCCGATGTATCCGTTACATAGTTTTCTACCACCGATGCGTATGGCTGATAAGGTaacccccttttttcccccccaTCTTTTTCCCTTCCTCACCGTTTGTGGGTGGGACATATTTATTTGAGTGGACACCTTCCCTCTTCATAATCGGAGACACGATCCCCCCGCCCCCCTCCGGCAACAACAAAAGAACTCTTTTAAAACGGAAGGCTATATTAAACAACTTAACATTAATAAAACACAGTCCCTTGCcacaccagtttttttttttttttttcctccagtgcCACCCACAGAGGCCAATGGTTAATTTCAGCCGGCCATAGTTTTTCGGCGTGCTGCCGAGAAACAATTTATACTTTCGAATTATGGCGTAGGTATCACTTTTCTGGTAGTCTTTCAGGAGTTTGCTTTATAAATGCATATATTACGACTTCATTTTGTTATTGTTCGAAAGAAGGAGATAAAGACAAGAAATAAAATCCTCATATCAATTTCTTTTCAGTGATCATTCCTGgtttataaacatttatatagGTTTCACCCACTTTgtaatatttcaaagaaattacGTTAAAGATTAAATAACAGCTATCTTTTATTTTGAACAATAAGCAAAAGAATGTTAATGGCTACTTAAATTACCTACCAACTATTAAAACATAATGCACCTTGGATATTTCCCtatgattaataaataattttaaagttttttttttcccactaatCGCTTTTGAGATGCCAGAATCTTTTGGCCCTAGTCGATGGATTTCGTTTGGACCAGAGAGTTAGGATAAAGGGGAAGGAATTTTATTCCAAAGAAAACCAGTCCACTTATTACGCCTGGCCGCTAAACATCCAAGCATGACAGCGCGAAAACTGGTCTGCTAGTTTGCCATTCATGTCAATCAAACGAGAGGTGGTTCGCTCTTCTCAAACACTGGCTGATCACAGCTCTCTGAAGACCCTAATAAGCGTGATTGTCTTCTCGAGCTCAGATAtccgtgaaaaaaaaactttcgcccTACTGTGAGGTAGGAATGTCGAGCTACACCTTTCAATCTTTATGCTTGAATGTGTGAACTAGGCAGTGGaatgagacaaaaaaaattacggtttATCGAAATCCGCATTACgcaaaaaaatatgtacctactTTAGCAGTATTGCATACAAGGAAAGATTTATACATTCATAATTCTATTTATTTCTACCTTATTTCCTTCATTGTTAAAAATACACTTATAGTTTACTGCAATAATTTCCGTGTCTGTCTCTTTGAATGAAAAATATAGAGTTTTAggaaggaaaaattataaatttccgaaagaaaaaaaaaaaattggcatctCATTTTACATGTGCTCTTTTTGTCAAACTTCGTCCTTTTTTATCATTGCTACAAGACAGCAGGAAATAaacgtttctctctctctcatatttatatataatctTGCATCACACTATATAGTCGAGATGAATCGAAGTCGCACGATACGTGGTGCTCTAAATTaagtatttcttattttttaatattattttaagcaaAGAAATTAAATCATTGCGTAAGAGATACAAgaataataaagaaatttattattGTACAGTACACTTGCCCTACATTCAAGTAACAGAAAAAGATCCTCTTTTAGATGGGACACTGCCCATTTTTAAATTGGAAAATACATTAATACTTAAAAAGCTACAAAACTGAACGCTGctagctaaaaaaatttattcccaggaataaatttaatttttatcaccaCCAACATACTTTCGTAGTCTTAAAAACAAGTTTGGTAAAATAAATTACGCAGGTTTATTAGGTATTTACTCAGCTAAGTTGATTGGAAAATAAGAAAACGGATTGCATGAACAAAGGTTAAtacaaagatataattttttttaattgtgtgtcAACTATGTAATGGAAGAGAAACTAAAATATTCAAGTTGCCGAAATAAGTAACTGTAATATTGCTAGTTAAACTGTCTACACAAATGAGAAGATGTTCGCACATGCAGCTCACACTTATAATAATGAACTGCCTTCTCAGATTACACAAGGCAACACAGTTCTCTTTTCTGACGATCTACCATTACTAGTGAAGTAAAAATGACGATAATAACGTCCTACCAAGATCTTAATTTTTCTTTGCCATTTAATCGCTTGACCGAAGTTAGAAAAATCATGCTAAATAAATCCAAAACCAATTGAATGAATTTCGAAAAAGGTAATCCAGGATATAAGGGGGTTGAAtccaatataaataataaaattttgtgtgtggTATCTAAGGTAAACTTCCTGAGTGAGAAATTAGTTGAAAAACTCAAATACACAGACCGTATTAATCATACCGCCAGCCTGATCAGCGTATTCTGTTACATATTACGATGACTCGCAGAGGAGTAAATTTAAAGCCACTGAAAAATGTTCACTGTGCATACATACTTCCAATCGGTGATGAGTATTAACAAATAAGTTACTGGGGGTTAAATAAatagctaaaataattaaaaaatgatattTATATCTACAGTCAAATATGATAAAATATCATatcattttaaacacaaatttaaaataacttaaaattgtcTGTCACCAATTATTCTAAGAAGTCTCATATTTATTAACGGGAaccaaatttacaatatttgtatatgtatgtatttatacaTGTATATTCATACATATGACACACTCTACATTCAAGAAAAATGAGGCCAGAAGGTTATaacacatgggaataaaaatctGCAATTGACCACCTACTGCAtaagaaaaaaatcaaacatttgctagtatttaaaaaatagacTAGAACACATTTATTTCTGAAGGAATTCTTTAATCATATAGGAGATAGGTTAATAAAACTGTGGTTAAAtttatattacattaattttaataattttataatgttcAAAATGTGTATTATTGATAATGTGATAAAGACTTCAGTCTTACAATAAGTTAATTATGTATTCAGTAtacataaatagtttttaaaaatgttctcgAAATGTAAGAACTTAAACCAGTCTTTCCTACTCTTATAGGCCTATTACTACATAAGTTTTAAAAAGTCGTATCTGTGAAAACATATGGAGTAACATTTGTGTACAATCTACATATATAAAGTTATAATGGAAGTTGTTTATTACCCAGAGTGATCAACTCTTTGTAATATTTTcaaggaataaaataaatattttttacagggACAGGATACGTAAACACCTCCAAGTAACTGCAGGTAAAAGAATTTATCCTTTAATTTTATCAAGTCACGTTGTTTTATCACAGAAGGCAAAGttcaagattttaaaaattacaatttagtttgtttttaaagAGTTAAATTATGTTATGACATCGCTTGACTAGAAAACATCTTTCGTGAAagtgtttttttggaaaaatattgggTTCTGGTGTTCCTATTTCActtcatataattaatttctaagCGATATGAACATACATTTCAATTTGAAAACTCACTGTTATACTTCTAACAGTAAATATAGGAGctccattttatatttttgtttattcctTAACAgctacatatatataataaataagttttgaaACATTTCAATTAGTCTATTAAAATTCGTTACATTATGGTGGAGTTCATTTTaccacattataaaaataattaataattgtgttCAACTCGAACACTCAATCGGTACCAGTGTCATTAAACCGGTTAAGGGGATCCGATATGCAATGATAGGCTTTGATATTGCATAATATTGTGTTACGAGCGATTCAAAGGAAGGTTCGAAAATATTGGCAAGATGGAAACGAATCCTTCACATTACTGCGGACCCGACCAGGGTCGtagacaaggggggggggggttaggggttaaaccacccccccccttagcaccaaatctttaattaaattcttattcatcactcaaacaaatttcatattaaaattaataaaaattttaccattacaatatttaaatttaagaaccgaaaactgctaaaaaaaaaaaaaaaaaagcactattttacaccttaaaatccaaattttcccgggagaaggacccccggaccccccgctttaatacgggggaagggggggggggcatgcttctcaacacccccccccccccccatgcacaAATCCAGGCTACGCCACTGGACCCGACATGATATATTCCCTCCAAAGCAAAGATCCGGCGCGTGGCTTTGCGAAGAGAGCGGTTCCCTCCCTTCCCCCCGCATGGAACGGGCCGGTATcggcgggccgccgcgcggagacTTGAACGCTGGGGCAAGCGACGAACCTCGCGGGCCGGGGCCAGTCCGCGCCCGGCGGTGGGGCGCGCAGCATCGCGGGCCGCCAGCGCGGGACACAGGCGTCTCGGCGGGTGTCCTCCGGAGGAGCGAGTCACGCGCCGTCTGGAGAGCGTtgcccgagagagagagagagagagagaggagggcaACGGACCACACTCCCGCTCGCGCGCACGCGTGAATGACAAGGCCGCCGCTACACGGCGCGCGCTAGAGTCCCGGCAGCTGATCTCAAGGTCGCGTCGGGTCGAGGGTCGCACCGCGGGAAAGAACGTCGCGTCGCGTACCAACCGCTTCGGGCCCAAACA is from Bacillus rossius redtenbacheri isolate Brsri chromosome 15, Brsri_v3, whole genome shotgun sequence and encodes:
- the LOC134539365 gene encoding helix-loop-helix protein delilah-like — encoded protein: MNTLMQRMVGEVGLSAPQRLPMSPIPMLLQQPEPAMTKDVTDSNNNSNESATSSGDSVQSDDGASRAAEKYSLRPRSLQKRFEVEQKTRVVEKTTTRRSSGGGGGGGGGRPKQKPPPLSKYRRKTANARERDRMREINAAFESLRRAVPHSPADACPQGEKLTKITTLRLAMRYISALSQALQQEDHAATPRSFDLADLLSDDGGDAPDLDALLLESDAESLNFQSDLSEHCLTPPDFSDHSLTPADLGARFADEALAPADFGEPGACFGDHCLVP